A stretch of DNA from Cryptomeria japonica chromosome 4, Sugi_1.0, whole genome shotgun sequence:
gtctagtaagaaaccttctttaaggcaccttcgtgtttttggtgcagaggcatatgcttatGTGCCTGATGTGAATAGATCTAAGCTGGATAACAAAgcggtgaaatgtatcttcattggctatggagttggtgtgaaaggctacaaactttggaatccagtgactggtaaggttgtGTACAACAgcagtgtgatttttcatgagctgaagcgtatgtcactagatcataatatagaaaagaaaggagacgctgaggttgaaattcctccagccaaagaagaatctttagagatacctgaagatgaggagagttcaagcagttcaagtagttctgaagaagaacatgatgatgagcctcccgtggaacctcaaaaagcctcaacactagagttgagaagatctactcgagagaggcgaCAACccaataggtatacacctaataagtatagtcactctatgttgaatgttaattgtgattatgctttacttgcagatactgatgagcctaggactatcaaAGAGGCAATTGAAATGCCTAATttagattcctggttggaagccatgaatgatgaaatgtcatcattggataaaaatggaacttgggatttggtgccattgcctaaaggcagaaagcctATAGGCTTCATGTGggtgttcaaaaagaagtatggtccagatggaaacattgacaagtacaaagcaagactggttgcaaaggggtattcacaaaaagaaggtattgactatggggaaatcttctctcctatagctaagctgatatctattagatttctcttgtcacttgcagcagcatatgattgggagattgagcagatggatgtgaggacaacatttcttcatggtgatcttgaagaataaATCTATATGTTCTAGCTTGAACACTTTGTGGAAGAACGTAAAGAACATCTGgtgtgcaaactcaagaagtctctatatggtttgaaatagtctcctagaatgtggtatcaaaaatatgatacatttgttttgtccttgggatttgtgagatcaaaagctgatcattgtgtttactataaAACTGATgttgataggattcttatcatagctttgtatgtagatgatatgttgctcataggaaacacaaaaggtatgatctcagatttaaaatctcagctttctatgaaatttgaaatgaaggacttaggaccagcaaattacattctgggaatggagatcaaaagggatagatctaagaggaaactttggctcagctagagaaaatatataaccaatgttcttgacaggtcTCATACATCTGAATATAaaccacaggttgttcccatcttgcagggaactaagttgtctgtgcttgacagtctaaaatctccaaaagagattgaagacatgaaaagtgtaccttatgcaagtgctataggcagtctgatgtatgctatggtctgtacaagaccagacattgcccaaccagtgggagtacttagcaggtttatgtcaaATCCAGGGAAACCGcactgggatgttgtaaagagagtgtttagatatctaaagggTACTTCAGACATTGCATTGTGTTATCATGGCAATTTgaaggattcaaagagaactctcagcatttgtggttataCGGATTTCGATTGGGTAGGGGATATTGACAACATGAGAtgcactagtggatatgtttttgtcctgaatggtggagcaattagttggatgagaaagcaacaagttgtagtcgctttgtccactacagaggcaaaatacatggcagccacacatgcttgtaaagaagtagtCTGGCTTAGGCGTTTGcgttcagatattggttttgatgcagggcaggttgaaatttggagtgacagtcagagtgccatatgtttggcaaagaatcctactttccattcTAGAttgaagcatgttgatgttcagtatcacttcgtttgtgacatggtggaagatggaaaagtttatcttaacaaggtagacactctggaaaatgttgcagatgccttgatgaAACTGATGAGCatgcacaagttcaggtggtgttcaaattctatgggtcttgaaaCCCATGTCCCTCAGTAATGTCTGAAATGGTAatcggtccagtgaattcctcgtcaagtgggagtttgttggaaatgtgcctctaattcacttgacatttACAGGTTGATCAGAGTAGCCTACATCGATGGAACAACAGAGTGTTACTTTCTTGTTTGTTGAACACCTTCTGATTGGTATGACTTACACTGGTGTCTTCCTTTCTATTAGGATAACTTCACTTTTTAGGAAAACTGCATCAGAGTTGTGTTGATGACCCGATGGAGCTATCTTAGGTGGTCTGGGTGGTCATCGGCTATCGGAGGTTCCAGTCTAGAGTTATGTTGATACCCGATGAAGTCACCTTCGGCGATCGGGTTGATAGCGGCAATTGGGTTGATAGCGGCAATCGGGTTGACGTGATGAAGGTTACGTCGAAGTCCTGATGAGTCTACCCTGTTTTGTCTCAGAGTGCTTCGCTTATTGGGATAGTAGTTTTGGGCGTAAGCTGATGACTGgatgagaccaccttaggttatcGAGTATCATCGAGCGATCGACGCTACCGGTTGAATGCTAtgctgatgacccgatggagtcaccttcggCAATCAAGTATCATCGGGCGATCGACTCTACCGGTTGAGTGCTATACCGATGGCCGATGGAGCGGGGACTGGCTGTAGATGTGAAATCGTACtgagatccaaaaaggtgaacactcgaacactaaggatgagactgttgGTGTAGATGAATATGAACTGACTCGACCccctgatgcatgtgggataattggttttccatgaTTGCAGACCAACAAAGATAGTTCAACTCCCTAACCGTCTTGCGCAGGTGTAACGGTAGACCAATTTGGTATTAGAAGCCAAATGTGAACCTAATGTATGGCTAACAAGTTATGATAGTTGTTGAGCGATCTGTATTTGTTGTGTGATCCAAGTGTTGTATGTTACATCTGGAATGATTGGTTGACAAAGTAGAAGGAAGTCTGCAGATGGAATTTTATTGTATTttgacatactgataataaagttattttctggtggtggtgggtttttccgaaagggttttcccatgttaactTTGTGTGTTCAATCTGtgtgttgtttaattgtgtatgctcatgcttgtgccatattctaTAAAAGTTGAAAAGTTGTTAACACTAGTTTGgtttcccctgcaaattgacattagggaagcaaatttccacacttgctttccttacacaAAAGAGCCCCCTATACTTGTGCAGCTAACatggcatcacatgattgattgCTTTGTACAACTAATGGTACATttcatagcaataacaactttaaaatcataactattggtgcaatatattgtaattattagaatataaacacacaaaaattgatatttaatgTTTCAAACAATAGCTTTTATTTGTACTATTTTTTAAGCAAAAAGTATCAACAACACTCACAACAATTCATACATATGCTTTCCCCCTATCTCATATTAACCCAAATAATTATAACTCTCTAGAATGAATGCCCATCTTCATAAAAGAGGACAATTCAATTATCCACATCGTTTGGTACTCGAGTATATAAAGTTTAAGCCCCAAGTGAGCTGCCATGTGTTATTATGATGTACCATTATTGGACAAGCTTGGTAGGTGCTTTATGCAGCTGAGAAAGTTTAGCATACCACAACGTCTACCAAGCAGTCATGCAAATTTGACGAGATTTATCGGACCATAAAGTCAGGAAAAATTGTCAATAAAAACCACACGCGACGCTGAAAGTAATGTGCTTTGTTCTTTGTTAGCTCAGACGTTGAAAGTAGTGTGCTTGTTTGAATTCTTGAGTTTGTATCAGCAATGGCGGAAGAAAAGCAGGGAGAGCTTAGTGTGGTGATGTTTCCATGGCTTGCCCACGGTCACATAACGCCTTTCCTTGAGCTTGCCAAAATCCTGGCCACTCACGGTCTTAAAATCTTCTTTGTTTCAACTCCACTGAATATCAAACGGATTAAACCGCGAGTGTTGGATGCACAAGGGATAGAGCTGGTGGAATTGGGGATGCCCTCCGTGGAAGGACTGCCACCAGGCGTAGAGTCCTCCGCTGATGTTGTGAAGAGAGCAGAAGCACCACTAATACTACCTTTACTCACAGTCGCCATCGACCTTTTGGAGAAGCCATTTGAAACGCTGTTGCAAAAGCTGTCACCAGATTTTGTGATGTACGATGTGATGCAGTTCTGGGTTCCTCGTGTGGCCAATCCCATTCCCGCCATATTGTTTCTGACAATGGGAGCGACAGGTTTCAGCTATTGGGAAGGACAGCTACACATCGCATCGGGAAATCGAACTGTCAAGGATCTTACCCTATCGCCCCCCGGATTCCCTTCACCCAATATTCACTTGACGTTGTTCGAAGCACGGAGGGCCCATTTTCATATATACGAGAAGCACGCAGGTGGCCTTAGCGTCGCCGAGCGCTCCAGCATATGCTTGCGGGAGAGCTGGGCAGTTGCATGCAATACGTGTTTGGAGTTGGAAGGGGTGTACGTCGAGTATTTGCAGAGCCTGGTGAAGCGGCCAGTCATCCCTGTTGGGTTACTCATGCCTCAACTCCCGCCAATCCCCATTGATGATATTTGCTTGAAGTGGCTCGATAGGCAGCCTGCTGCTTCAGTGGTGGTCTTGTCTTTTGGCAGCGAGTACAATCTCACTCACCAAGAGCTCGCCCCAATTGCTATGGGTCTGCTGGAGAGCAAAGTGTCGTTCCTCTGGGTTCTGCCTGCCGGACTCGACTTGCTGCCAGGCTTCCAAGATCATATCGGGGTATGTTAGCCTCATTATGATCTCAATGATCTATTATTTGTACTCTCTTCTCAAAGATCATAAATTGGGGTCTGTTGTATTTGAAAattactttgatttttttttttttttttctcgttTTTGTAGGAAAAGGGATTGGTGGTGACAAAGTGGGTTCCGCAGTTACACATTTTGAATCATTTTTCTATCGGTGCGTTTCTCACTCATTGTGGGTGGAATTCAATGACAGAAGGGTTAAGATTTGGGGTGCCATTCATAACTCTTCCAATGCAATTTGAGCAAGGGTTAAATGCAAAGCTTGCAGAAGAGATTAAGGTCGGGGTAAAAGTGAGAAGAAATGAAGAAGATGGAAGTTTTACTAAAGAGGATATTAGTAAAGCAATTAGAGTCTTAATGATAGAAGAAGAAGGAGCCCAAATAAAATCTAATGTCACAAAGATAAGTTGCATGTTGATGGGCAAACATTTTCAAGTTGGTAAAAGAAACTTGAGGAATTTTGTTTCTATCctcaaaaaatttaataaataactaGGTTAATAAGGTctgccttaaaccacacacactaagtaacatattaagcttagagaatggttgtcaactctgagtgtttaacacttttaagcctagaagtgtattcttagtgtgaccacacacataAAGAACcttattaagcctagaaaatgtcaatcaactctgaatgtttaacacttttaagcctagaagtgtaagcttagtgtgtgtggtttaagttgTTTCAGTTAATAGGCCTAAATTTGTCTCTATTGTCATAGCATTTGGAGAATCATTACGTGAATATTGTTGGATTTTGTGATCTTATGATTTAGAAACCCTAGTGTGTTAGATTGTTACATTGTGTTTGTTTGTCGTAGGATTTAAACTAGAGTTCATAAGTTTATATTTTTATGTATGTTGGTGTTTGCTAAGGGGTTTCAATGGTTGGGCATGTAATAATGTGTTTGCacatgagaaaatgcaagaaagctTATATAAGCCATTTCATTTTGCTATCTATTTCGTCCCATCACTTCCATATATAGAATATATTATTTATGTTGAATGTATTATTTTATGATATCTTACCTAACTATAGTGATATCCAAATTATGGACCTAACATTCTTATTTGGACTACTTAATGAAAAATAGATGTGTCTTTTGAAGGAATGAATCCAATGGGTTGATTTGTGCACAAACGAGTATTACTAACATTTCTAGTGTTTGAGGAATTCATGAATCTAAGGGTTCATCATGATGAGTATTACTAATATATGTTTTAACTACATGGTATTTTAAAGGACCACTTTTATTGTAATTGATGGTTTATGTTGTAGGCTTTATTATTTCCCAGAAGTGATGTGAcaaaggaagttcatgagcaaaTATGATGACCCATTGATTGTTCACATAGACATCACTCTATTTTACTTGTTTATTACAATGCTAAGATCTAGCCttatattttataaaagaaaaaaacaaattaagAACAAGAAAAATAAGTTTGATGATGAGGTCCATAAATTGTTAGTGTTCAATTGTAAGTGTGTGATTTTACAAAATAAATTGTCCCTAATTATATATAGTAGTTGCATGGTTTTTTTCCATGTATAGTTATATTAAAGATAATCATGTATAATTAAGGTTTCTTAAGAATTGTTTAAGAAGATTGATGGTTGTTTGCTTGCTTCTACTTTCACTTGTTTTCACTTAAATCACATAGTGTATATtttgagagatgaagatgagattttGATTCTTttcttgtatgtggatgatttaatttaTATCGTTAGCTCCTTAACCATAAAAATACCCTTGATACTATACATGAAGCACATACATTAAATACAAATGTAGTTACGTAGAGAAATATAAGAAGATTCCATTATGCAAATATAAATTGGGACACATATGTCAATATAATTTCAAAAGGGAGGGGCACTTTATGCTTTCCTTCTCCTCTGACTTGCTCATGAATTATTATGAATCATTATGAATTATTCATgccaaagtaattaaataaatattaaggaAA
This window harbors:
- the LOC131040586 gene encoding UDP-glycosyltransferase 91C1-like, with the translated sequence MAEEKQGELSVVMFPWLAHGHITPFLELAKILATHGLKIFFVSTPLNIKRIKPRVLDAQGIELVELGMPSVEGLPPGVESSADVVKRAEAPLILPLLTVAIDLLEKPFETLLQKLSPDFVMYDVMQFWVPRVANPIPAILFLTMGATGFSYWEGQLHIASGNRTVKDLTLSPPGFPSPNIHLTLFEARRAHFHIYEKHAGGLSVAERSSICLRESWAVACNTCLELEGVYVEYLQSLVKRPVIPVGLLMPQLPPIPIDDICLKWLDRQPAASVVVLSFGSEYNLTHQELAPIAMGLLESKVSFLWVLPAGLDLLPGFQDHIGEKGLVVTKWVPQLHILNHFSIGAFLTHCGWNSMTEGLRFGVPFITLPMQFEQGLNAKLAEEIKVGVKVRRNEEDGSFTKEDISKAIRVLMIEEEGAQIKSNVTKISCMLMGKHFQVGKRNLRNFVSILKKFNK